The following is a genomic window from Candidatus Rokuibacteriota bacterium.
GTGAACGAGGTCCACTCGGGCTTCTGCCCCACTTCCTCGGTCTTCCGGTACGAGATCAGGTACTTCGGCATAGGACAGCTCAGCCTCCCCGCGTCCTGACCATCAGGTCCGCGAATCGGTGGAAGAGATAGTTGGCATCGTGGGGCCCGGGGGACGCTTCCGGGTGGTACTGCACCGAGAAGACCGGCCAGTCGCGGTGGCGCATTCCCTCCAGGGTCCCGTCGTTCAGGTTCACGTGGCTGACTTCCATCCCGAACGGCATCACCGACTCCGCGTCCACAGCAAAGCCGTGGTTCTGGGCGGTGATCTCCACCTTCTTCGTGAGGAGATCCTTCACGGGGTGGTTGGCGCCGTGGTGTCCGAACTTGAGCTTGTAGGTGCTGCCGCCGACTGCAAGCCCAAGGATCTGATGCCCCAGACAGATCCCGAAGATCGGCACGTGCCCGAGCAGGCCCTTGACGGACTCGATCAGGTACGGCACGCCCTCCGGATCTCCCGGGCCATTCGACAGGAAGACCCCGTCGGGCCCCAGCTCGAGCACGCAAGCGGCGGGCGTATTCGCGGGGACAACCGTCACCGCGCAGCCGACGGCGGTGAGCTGCCGGAGGATGTTCAGCTTGATTCCTGAGTCGTAGGCGATCACCTTGAACCGGCTCGCGGGCGGCGGCTGGTAGCCTCGCTCGAGATCCCAGACAGCCTCGTTCCAGCCGAACGGCGTGTCGGTCGTCACCTCCCGCACC
Proteins encoded in this region:
- the carA gene encoding glutamine-hydrolyzing carbamoyl-phosphate synthase small subunit, producing MRKTALLALADGRIFRGESLGAQGEARGEVVFNTSMTGYQEILTDPSYKGQIVVMTYPLIGNYGMNDEDVESRRPWVEGFIVKEASRAPSSWRGRVTLDDYLRHHGIVGIHGIDTRALTRHLRDHGAQEGVITTEELDPERLVARARAVPRLIGRDLVREVTTDTPFGWNEAVWDLERGYQPPPASRFKVIAYDSGIKLNILRQLTAVGCAVTVVPANTPAACVLELGPDGVFLSNGPGDPEGVPYLIESVKGLLGHVPIFGICLGHQILGLAVGGSTYKLKFGHHGANHPVKDLLTKKVEITAQNHGFAVDAESVMPFGMEVSHVNLNDGTLEGMRHRDWPVFSVQYHPEASPGPHDANYLFHRFADLMVRTRGG